aactctatacgctCCGATTGCAAAGCTATAGttataaaaaattatgctaatcagcctgGGACGCTCCGGCTACATCCCCAGAATGCCTtgtgttataatttattcactccaccGAACAATACAAGTCCCAACAGTCCACAGTGCACAGGAGCAGCTGATGTGTGGGACCAGGCAGGACTTGTATCATacaggggagtgaataaattataacacaAGCTTCTCAGAGTGGTTGCAGAAATATTAAGTTATAAAAATTATACTAATCACTCTGGGGCGCTCCGGCTATCCCACCAGAGCGCCTCAGAGCACCTTCTGTTAAAATTTGTTCACCCCCCTCTACGATACGATACAAGTTCTGCCTGGTCCCACACATCAGCTGCTCCTATGCACTGTGGACTGGTGGGACTTGTATTGTacggaggagtggataaattataacACAATGCACTCCAGGGAGCAGCAGGAGCTtcccagactgattagcataatttttataactagcTCTGCAATTGCAGTGTAGAGAGTTATAATGAAAGAAGTCGTGAGGAGcatagttcttttttttttttaaagagatttATTGGGTAGAAGAAATGTTATACAGTTAACATTGGAAATACAACGTTCAAAAAGCACGTTTGACATATCGAGCAGATATATTGTAGTGAGATATTACTTCTTTCTACCCGGTATAATCCTGTGACTTCTATATTACATATTCAATAGACAAAAGAGACAAAACGTGCATCTCTTAGGAACTGTCTCATGGCCTCAATGGTTTTAAAACTCCTAAAGCAAAGTCCCGCGTATTGATTGCATGAGGTTCTAAATCTAAATTAGCATAGTCCTTGGTAGGACACGTCAGACATCagaaaaactgatggtagatgtccgttGACACAGGGAATCTAATATGGATAAAAATTCCATGCTAAGGGTGCTGTCAGACAAAAGTGATTTTATATAAAATCAAAACACATGCGGCAAGCCAAGGCCGATCGCATAGGTGTTTCTAAGCAAACACATGCAATTGTCaatcagcacccagtgtcttgcatttagacaatacaagacaccaggtgctgttTGCCGATCATTTGCATGGAGAAGCATATGCGATCAGCTGAGACTCCCCTCTGTGTGCATTGATTGCCTTTCAAAGCAACATCGTCTGACAGCGCCTATAGGAAAAGCACATCCCACTAAAAACCCAACTCAGACAGCTATTACTATATATTGTTATCAGGTTTACACATTGTGGTCTGAAGATTTGATGTCCAATGATATGCCATTTATGAAGTCTTAACACACTGCACTTGCTCTGAGTCTTACTTACGGATCGCCTTCCACCCGAATGGCTTTTGAATACTGGGTCACCAATAAAAAATTTCCTTTAATTGCAGATTAAAGGCATATTAGAACAAGCAGATATACGACATGTACACAATTGACAGAGGAGATCGCGGCACTTCCCAATAAAACTTGAGTCTTTATTCGGTAATCAGTTAAAACATGGTAGATGAAACAAAcatatcgcctacgcgtttcgagttgTTGTAGCTCTTGGCTAACATATGTCATGGCTAACATATGTTGAATCGTGTAAAACTTTTAAAAGAACATTCCACCAATGGGGTTTGTGGGCGTTGTTTGATCATGTGGTGTGCCGTGTCAAAGGGAAACGGTACGTCATGAGAGGGTGTGTATATATCCCACATGACCGTCTCGCCAGAAAAGGCGTGTCACGGTCATGTGGTATTACGTCATAGGAAGGCGTGTATACACCACATGATCAATTCAAAGGGGCGTTTCACGGTCATATGATACATGTAAACTTCGGTATTCCGTAGGAATATCCGCACAATAGTatgaatcaaacaaatatactaTACAATCTAACATCAAAGAATCAGGACCGGTAACACCACTTTAAACCCTTCAAGGGGATTGTTATTTCAACTGTAATTTAAAGGACAACACAAACAAAGAAGACATATAAGGTAACTCTAAATTGAATGGAGGCAGAAAGGGATCACAATAtatgtatagagagggaggatgGACCACAGGAACTTATGGCAAATGTTAAAACGTGTTAGACTCAGAGTCACACATTATATGTAATATTCTCAGTAGAAATGTGTGAGATCTGTTCTATAATTCAAACCCTGAGGGAATCTACTGCCCAATTTAAAAATCCATAGGGCTTCCCTTTGTAAtagaatttttcttttgtttcctCCTCTTTTTGGGGAAAAGATTTTTTCTATACCGTAAAAGCGCAGTGAGGAGGTTACTCCTGCATGCACACTAGCAAAGTGTTTGGACGCCCCAGACATATTTGTCTGTATCGATTTTGTACTATCCCTCAGATGCTCTGCTATTCTTGTTTTGAGTTTGCGTGTGGTCGATCCTATGTAAAATAGATTGCATATAGTACACTCTATAACGTATATCACAAACGTTGAATCACAATTGATAAAtgattttatgtgaaatttctccaatgaattatatgataaaaAGTGGTCCGTACGTTTGGTATATACACAAACATTACAGCGGTTGGTGCCGCAACGATGGAAACCTCTAATGTCGTGCCTACTACTCTCTTTGGATTGGTCACTTGAAAATAGACTGGGTGAAAGAATAGAACCCAGGGTCGATCCTTTTTTCGACACAAAATTACATCCTTCTTTCAAAATCTCATTTAGTTTATCATCCTGGTATAGAATTGGAAGATTTCTTTTGAGGATGTTAATGATTTGGTTGTAATTCACACTATATTTAGTAGAAAAGGTGACTTTGGATCTATTGTAATTATCGGGATTTTTTCTTTTATGGAGGAGGGCGGTGCGATCTCTTATGATACCGAAGTTTACATGTATCATATGACCGTGAAACGCCCCTTTGAATTGATCATGTGGTGTATACACGCCTTCCTATGACGTAATACCACATGACCGTGACACGCCTTTTCTGGCGAGACGGTCATGTGGGATATATACACACCCTCTCATGACGTACCGTTTCCCTTTGACACGGCACACCACATGATCAAACAACGCCCACAAACCCCATTGGTGGAATGTTCTTTTAAAAGTTTTACACGATTCAACatatgttagccatgactaagagctacaacagctcgaaacgcgtaggcgatatgTTTGTTTCATCTACCATGCTTTAACTGATTACCGAATAAAGACTCAAGTTTTATTGGGAAGTGCCGCGATCTCCTCTGTCAATTGTCTCCATTTCACACCTGCGATCCTAGCAGGCAACGCGACTTGCACTCCTAGCGTGCCGAATGCACGTGAAAATTTCTATTTCCAGACTTCCACAAGCAACCATTTACATTGAACCAGGTGAGCTGCACAAATTTTATTTTCTCTACTACTTGTTATACGACATGTACACTTACATCACTTGGGCTCTCAGTGGGAAAGTCATCAACAGGTGGTATAGCTCCTTGAGCTATTAACTGTCCATAGGATGGTGGTGCTTGCTGCTGGATCAATTCTGCATCAATCCGGGATAAAGGTGCAAAGATGCTGCAagacaaaaataaagaaataaaatatttgcaGTTAAAGCTTTATTTCATAATACCCACATCTACAGATGCTCACCTATACTCGCGTGCTCGTGAAGTATACAGTCGGCATGTAcatcctagtgctacaacaagtAAAGTAGCACAGATCAAGCTTCCTATCACAGCGGCAGCAATCACTTTGCGGGGAAGTGTGTAACCACAGTTCTTCTCATCACTTCCATCTCGACAATCAGCTTGGCCATCACATACCCATGCTTCATATACACAGCGCTCCATATCGCAATGGAAACCACCAGGCTGACATCCACGACAGCCTTTTTCATCAGTTCCATCTTGGCAAGAAGTCTGATAGTTACACCTCTCATGAATGGGATAACAGCCGTGACTTGTGGCACATGGAAACTGCCCCTCTGGACAATTTGTACAATTGACTTCATCTCTGCCATTGGCACAGTCCCAGTTTCCATCACAACGTTGAGAATCTGAAAAACAGCCACCTCCTACTTCTACTCCATCATCCCATAATACTCCTGAACTGGAGCCACAAGGTTGGTCCCAAGGGAGGCAGTAGCCTTGCACACGGTAAGTGGCATTAAATCCCCTGGGCCAAAATGACTGCCATCCATTGTGCATGTTGAAGCCAGAATAATAAAATCTAGAAGGTGGTGATCCCATTTGGTCTGTAAAGCGAGGGCCAGGGTTGCGGTTCCCATTGCTGGGAAATCTAAAGCCAGAATCGTATGTTACGGAAGAATCTAAATTGGTATAATGGGGAATATTTGTGTTGTACTGATATACAATAGTGACTCTGCCTCTTTCAGACTCCACGGTCACAGTTTTTCTATTACTCTGTTGGGAGAAGGCACGGAGAAGGCGAGGAAACTCCCCAACACCACTTTCATAAACAACAAGAGCATCTAGCTCAGAAAGCTGGAGTGCAGAAAACTGCAAAGCAAGGCCACGGTTATCTTCAGAGTCAATCAACCAGCGGCAATAAGATGGTAAAGGATAGGGTGGGGAACCTGGATATCCCGGAGGAGAGAAGACTCCATAAAAATCTTTCAGTGTAAAGTTGCAATATGATGAACATGACATTTCATCGGATTGATCATCACAGTCAAAAGAACCATCGCAGACGGAAAACAGGGGAATACATCCGGAGCTGCAATGAAAGAAACCGGGTAGACAAGGCGATGAGCctacagtaaagaaaaaaaaaaagacaggttAGATTTACAATAAATCCGAATCCTACCATAATTACATAAGTCTCATTATGCACAGGTCAGTATTCATAACCTATAGCTGGCATAAAGCACTTGAAGATGTCGGTCAGGGTCTGCACCTTTCCTATAGTAGTTAATGTGACTCTCCCGTTGATCTCAATGG
The DNA window shown above is from Engystomops pustulosus chromosome 1, aEngPut4.maternal, whole genome shotgun sequence and carries:
- the LRP10 gene encoding low-density lipoprotein receptor-related protein 10 — protein: MSLLLTLLLYGNLVFIQGESLDGSSPCLPGFFHCSSGCIPLFSVCDGSFDCDDQSDEMSCSSYCNFTLKDFYGVFSPPGYPGSPPYPLPSYCRWLIDSEDNRGLALQFSALQLSELDALVVYESGVGEFPRLLRAFSQQSNRKTVTVESERGRVTIVYQYNTNIPHYTNLDSSVTYDSGFRFPSNGNRNPGPRFTDQMGSPPSRFYYSGFNMHNGWQSFWPRGFNATYRVQGYCLPWDQPCGSSSGVLWDDGVEVGGGCFSDSQRCDGNWDCANGRDEVNCTNCPEGQFPCATSHGCYPIHERCNYQTSCQDGTDEKGCRGCQPGGFHCDMERCVYEAWVCDGQADCRDGSDEKNCGYTLPRKVIAAAVIGSLICATLLVVALGCTCRLYTSRAREYSIFAPLSRIDAELIQQQAPPSYGQLIAQGAIPPVDDFPTESPSDGSFMGNLRSLLQLLHQTPSHPAGSQTELPSRRRPPRPVRRLLRRLRRWGLLPPRTQGTQTETPQNPIAGPLHQTSESSDQTSAPLLPVKTPLDSPGYTFSLNEPLASSQHLVEDRSGLMMGVMQVVQERGPHSPCTEDFSNGSRGQWFGDDAGGLYGAEEEDEMLLLPLAEVYDGAAGDVGLILC